One window of Acidimicrobiales bacterium genomic DNA carries:
- a CDS encoding AAA family ATPase has protein sequence MATLALSVEMLGQFAKLERRAQTKLAEIADTFQRCTAQQLRDLKGLHLEAYKDAADPRARTIRIDDNHRGIVFDAGDDEHYVLTSIGTHDEVDRWMRQNTFRVNEVTGAFEILNLVEIEEAVGRVSEPEPEADRLFAHREDKDFTNLGVDGDLLPAVRALTTEGELEALISVLPQTVAEALIMLTGDDTVEALYRELAGSLVPGEVDTADVAAALNAPASQKSFHVVTDEDELAEMLALPLAQWRTFLHHTQKEVAYRPSYSGPARVTGGAGTGKTVVAMHRAKHLAEQLDGSGSGKPILFTTFTRNLAQVIERELRLLGGSDLLEVIDVINVDALSHRIVQGAEGSGPGKILDSDLREVWQQIVDDYGIDHTPEFLAAEWEHVILAQGIESRDEYFQASRAGRGVRLDRRSRARLWKAVEELKRRLDSSDQRSMLQLAEDAAGYLANRSVKPYRHVIVDEAQDLHETQWRMLRAAVDEGPDDMFIVGDTHQRIYDRQSSLAKVGIHIVGRSKKLRINYRTTFEILRWSLNLLEGESFDDLDEGADTHELAGYHSFLSGPEPMVEGFGSRKEQLDALVERVKRWHENGVALEDIGIATRAGGSHETIQSALKAAGFPSLKLRSDLVSKDGVRVATMHRMKGLEFRCVALPDVDANSVPSQKAITAAGVDRLQHDLDVKRERCLLYVACTRARDDLWIGWAGKPSEFLP, from the coding sequence ATGGCCACGCTCGCGTTGTCAGTCGAGATGCTCGGGCAGTTCGCGAAGCTCGAACGTCGAGCACAGACCAAGCTTGCGGAGATAGCGGACACCTTCCAACGCTGTACCGCCCAGCAGCTTCGGGACCTGAAAGGCCTCCATCTCGAGGCCTACAAGGATGCGGCGGACCCCCGGGCACGGACGATCCGCATCGACGACAACCATCGCGGCATCGTCTTCGACGCAGGTGACGACGAGCACTACGTCCTGACGTCCATCGGCACCCATGACGAGGTGGACAGGTGGATGCGCCAGAACACCTTCCGGGTGAACGAGGTGACCGGCGCTTTCGAGATCCTCAACCTGGTCGAGATCGAAGAAGCCGTGGGTCGGGTGTCCGAACCCGAGCCCGAAGCCGACCGTCTCTTCGCCCACCGCGAGGACAAGGACTTCACCAACCTCGGTGTCGACGGGGATCTTCTTCCGGCGGTGCGGGCACTCACCACCGAAGGAGAGTTGGAGGCGCTCATCAGCGTTCTTCCCCAGACCGTCGCCGAGGCGCTCATCATGTTGACCGGCGACGACACCGTCGAAGCTCTGTATCGCGAGCTCGCCGGCAGCCTGGTGCCCGGTGAGGTCGACACCGCCGACGTCGCCGCCGCGCTGAACGCGCCAGCATCACAGAAGTCCTTCCATGTGGTCACCGATGAGGACGAGCTCGCCGAGATGCTGGCGCTGCCGCTCGCGCAGTGGCGGACGTTCCTCCACCACACGCAGAAGGAGGTCGCCTACCGGCCGAGCTACTCCGGACCGGCCCGGGTGACCGGTGGCGCCGGAACCGGCAAGACCGTTGTTGCCATGCACCGAGCGAAGCACCTAGCCGAGCAGCTGGACGGAAGCGGCAGCGGCAAGCCCATCCTGTTCACGACCTTCACCCGGAACCTGGCCCAGGTGATCGAGCGGGAACTCAGGCTCCTCGGCGGGTCGGATCTGCTCGAAGTCATCGACGTGATCAACGTCGATGCGCTCTCGCACCGCATCGTGCAGGGAGCGGAGGGTTCCGGCCCGGGGAAGATCCTTGATTCGGACCTGCGGGAGGTCTGGCAGCAGATCGTCGATGACTACGGAATCGACCACACGCCCGAGTTCCTCGCCGCAGAGTGGGAGCACGTGATCCTTGCCCAGGGGATCGAATCACGGGATGAGTATTTCCAGGCGAGCCGGGCCGGCCGCGGCGTCCGACTCGACCGTCGCAGTCGGGCGAGGCTGTGGAAGGCGGTCGAGGAACTCAAGCGCCGCCTCGATTCCAGTGATCAGCGGTCGATGCTCCAGCTCGCCGAGGACGCCGCCGGCTACCTGGCGAATCGGAGCGTCAAGCCGTACCGCCACGTGATCGTCGATGAGGCTCAGGACCTCCACGAGACGCAGTGGCGGATGCTGCGGGCGGCGGTGGACGAGGGGCCCGACGACATGTTCATCGTCGGTGACACGCACCAGCGGATCTACGACCGGCAGTCCTCCCTCGCCAAGGTCGGCATTCACATCGTCGGGAGGTCCAAGAAGCTGCGAATCAACTACCGGACCACCTTCGAGATCCTGCGCTGGTCCCTGAATCTGTTGGAGGGCGAGAGCTTCGACGACCTTGATGAAGGGGCCGACACCCACGAGCTCGCCGGCTATCACTCGTTCCTCTCCGGTCCCGAGCCGATGGTCGAAGGGTTCGGGTCACGCAAGGAGCAACTCGATGCCCTCGTCGAGCGCGTGAAGCGGTGGCACGAGAACGGAGTAGCGCTGGAGGACATCGGTATCGCAACCCGTGCGGGTGGGTCACATGAGACGATCCAGTCGGCCCTGAAGGCCGCCGGGTTCCCGTCGCTGAAGCTGAGGAGTGACCTCGTCTCCAAGGACGGGGTGCGGGTGGCAACGATGCATCGGATGAAGGGGCTCGAGTTCCGCTGCGTCGCCCTGCCCGACGTGGACGCGAACTCGGTTCCGTCGCAGAAGGCGATAACCGCTGCAGGGGTCGACCGGCTCCAACATGACCTCGACGTGAAGCGGGAGCGTTGCCTCCTCTACGTGGCGTGCACCCGAGCCCGTGACGACCTCTGGATCGGCTGGGCCGGCAAGCCGAGCGAATTCCTCCCATGA
- a CDS encoding DEAD/DEAH box helicase, whose translation MIPSLVVGDIRKALVEYLASTFALSDDEVRDALSQFLADGREGIFRGPYLRVRTPYLPVGGTWKSPLEWNRDGFIPFAHQAAAFERLASADGGDPEPTIVTTGTGSGKTECFLYPILDHCAREKAKGTQGIKALILYPMNALASDQANRLAELLWTEPGLAGVTAGLYVGGTGRHSSAGEDHLVDQREVLRANPPDILLTNYKMLDFLLLRPEDRDLWALNQADTLRYVVLDEFHTYDGAQGTDVAMLLRRLGRTLGTATPDRPLGTAAPVATSATLGTGATSIAELRDFAGKVFGVDFDEESVITERRQSVEEALGPIDFNLSIPAVDEVVDATELDEVAAAFCRRVDTEESPTVDDVVALGEALLAHPLTRAVLAAVGERPRSWAQTVQEVVTRAPEWGRVAMTDPGRVEQALSRFLWLLSIARRRQGSQLRPLLSVEVQLWIREVSRLLRSVDDTRRFRWRDSAALGLPGDDEDGSPPVLELPAVYCRRCGLSGWMAVQSELGDTLITSAETIYRAAVQRKPTVRALIGGNPEDPAVSWFDARSRSLVEGPDKAVVAVHVTKSEDDAKNQTCPACDERDAIRFLGSQVASLASVSINTMFGSPHVADEEPRLLAFTDSVQDASHRASFFAGRTHRINLRSLMAGIIRERVEVSLAELGDELHVAAATQHDRYALIPPDLMRDPLARTTWSDEPDPAGLEMLRRRLRFEADIEFGLRSRVGRTLELSGVAAATVDLPDLDAVLSLLAEDLRAVPGDDYPADAPFDTWLRGLLERLRLRGGIDHPWLRPYVEDDGRLWFVWGGRPGGLPPFTPGQGRPLFFTTAGKGDFDSLTARGSTRTWLVDWTVRSLGVEDPVAATMLQRVMALLAHQTEAVSERQTKAGKVYALAAEAITIHDLSSDDDPVGVRCGLCGSRHPAPVAVVDTWLDTPCLRYRCTGAYEIDPPPPHRFYRDLYRSGVTRRVVTGEHTGLLDRQNREELEDAFRSGTAPDSPNVIVATPTLEMGIDIGDLSAVMLTSVPPSASSYIQRVGRAGRKTGNSLITTFVTADTHGLYYLAEPEAMIAGDVRPPNCYLDAAETLRRQYTAYLFDRVADLSIDAPPIQPQIRSLMAAGIDEGSLLRRIVEVSALDPDAVAGFLDLFGDRLSDETADRLRDWASSGIEQTIKAAIDRWRDHERDLVNRQRRLTEGIDRATEAGEESEVVSSLLGQRTVVRRLLADHRNQYTLSALERLGILPNYTLVDDTATLTATLWWTDAEGEYESESTEYARAAGLAVREFAPGNSFYAGGHRHVVDALEIGTADEPLYETWRLCPDCGFGTLEGEEPPTACPRCGAAAILDVGSRQTLLPMKAALSTDSEERARVYDERDDRDRENYETLTSVDIDPAHTSGSWRLGDKVFGAERADVARLRTYNFGFAERPGDRIPIAGADRHVTGFEICRHCGAARDARDDKRGERPDRLHQGWCKVRSGAARERWDSIVLYHELETEAVRMLLPVSMFEIDERLVSFKGALLLGLRADFGGDPDHLEIARTDLPNRGGQGRRQFLVLFDNVPGGTGYLSRLADPDRLRSILTSAREIVSKCPCQAEGRAACHRCLLGVIDRWEYDLARRDLAIALLDDLLGDWNPEPVAALADIDIGAVEESELERRFKVALRAWAGKEGDEKVTLKPVPADSGSEAFELRLTGPDGQAVRYKIEEQVDGIMTSPNTVPDFVITRQDAKAPKVAVYLDGFQFHASSDHNVIGQDAAKRAGLRSTGMLVWNLTWDDVEAFHSSVEQELSKEPRRRRLFGPGARNKAKVVQQQNHGRLGIDDAERNPYQLLLQYLADPDGDAWERLALSLCAGLWADAAPQHLPESELVRVGEAVLAGQAVDFIPGEGAVVLARPVTENDLVLALLFDSAKSTEERWAVLSILPDDDETVASDEHRTRWQDWLQWANLAQFIRGVGRDVVIGTATQDLEPFDELWIAAHASSAVTVPEDESPVDEVELTAEMEEELEFVVDDAVRTLARVALAAGAPVFTAGYETQDGDALEAAWPEQRIAVVPDEVDIAVEGWDVRSAGDWTVDELVEATKANG comes from the coding sequence ATGATCCCTTCTCTCGTCGTTGGCGACATCCGGAAGGCACTCGTCGAGTACCTGGCCAGCACGTTCGCACTGTCCGACGACGAGGTTCGGGACGCGCTCTCGCAGTTTCTTGCCGATGGGCGTGAAGGCATTTTCCGCGGCCCCTACCTCCGCGTCCGCACTCCCTACCTGCCCGTCGGCGGGACCTGGAAGTCCCCGCTCGAGTGGAACCGCGATGGGTTCATCCCGTTCGCTCATCAGGCCGCTGCGTTCGAACGGCTGGCCTCAGCCGATGGAGGCGACCCCGAGCCGACGATCGTCACGACCGGAACTGGCTCCGGGAAGACCGAGTGCTTCCTCTATCCCATCCTTGACCACTGCGCGCGTGAGAAAGCGAAGGGGACGCAGGGGATCAAGGCGCTGATCCTCTACCCGATGAACGCGTTGGCCAGTGATCAGGCCAACCGTCTTGCCGAGCTCTTGTGGACCGAGCCTGGACTCGCCGGTGTGACAGCGGGCCTCTACGTCGGCGGTACGGGACGACACAGCTCCGCCGGCGAGGACCACCTCGTGGATCAGCGAGAAGTGCTGCGTGCTAACCCGCCGGACATCCTGCTCACCAACTACAAGATGCTCGATTTCCTGCTCCTCCGACCCGAGGACCGGGACCTCTGGGCCCTGAACCAGGCCGACACCCTCCGCTACGTCGTCCTCGACGAGTTCCACACCTACGACGGCGCTCAGGGCACCGACGTCGCGATGCTGCTCCGCCGTCTCGGCCGGACCCTCGGCACGGCGACGCCCGACCGGCCACTCGGAACGGCCGCACCGGTAGCCACATCGGCGACGCTCGGCACCGGCGCCACTTCGATCGCCGAACTGCGGGACTTTGCCGGCAAGGTGTTCGGCGTCGACTTCGACGAAGAGTCGGTCATCACCGAGCGGCGCCAGAGCGTCGAGGAGGCACTCGGCCCGATCGACTTCAACCTGTCGATTCCCGCGGTCGACGAGGTCGTCGACGCGACCGAGCTCGACGAGGTGGCCGCGGCCTTCTGCCGCAGGGTCGACACTGAAGAGTCCCCGACGGTCGACGATGTCGTCGCGCTCGGTGAGGCTCTCTTGGCTCATCCACTGACACGGGCCGTTCTCGCCGCTGTCGGCGAGCGTCCCCGCAGCTGGGCCCAGACCGTCCAGGAGGTGGTGACCCGCGCACCCGAGTGGGGCCGTGTGGCGATGACCGACCCAGGCCGGGTCGAACAGGCCCTCAGCCGCTTCCTCTGGCTGCTCTCGATCGCACGGCGCCGACAGGGATCCCAGTTGCGCCCCCTGCTGTCGGTCGAGGTGCAGCTGTGGATCCGTGAGGTGTCCCGCCTCCTCCGTTCCGTCGACGACACACGGCGCTTCCGGTGGCGCGACTCGGCGGCCCTCGGTCTGCCCGGCGACGACGAGGACGGGTCACCGCCGGTTCTCGAGCTCCCAGCCGTCTACTGCCGTCGCTGCGGCCTGTCCGGATGGATGGCCGTCCAGTCAGAGCTCGGTGACACGCTCATCACCTCCGCCGAGACCATCTACCGAGCGGCGGTCCAGCGGAAGCCGACGGTACGCGCGCTGATAGGGGGGAACCCCGAAGACCCGGCCGTCTCGTGGTTCGACGCCCGATCCCGCTCGCTCGTCGAAGGGCCCGACAAAGCTGTCGTGGCCGTGCACGTCACCAAGAGCGAGGACGACGCCAAGAACCAGACATGCCCGGCATGCGACGAACGCGACGCCATCCGGTTCCTCGGATCGCAGGTGGCCAGTCTCGCCTCCGTGTCGATCAACACGATGTTCGGATCGCCCCACGTCGCCGACGAAGAGCCCCGGCTCCTCGCCTTCACCGACTCCGTACAGGACGCCTCCCACCGCGCCTCCTTCTTCGCCGGACGGACCCACCGCATCAACCTGCGATCGCTCATGGCCGGGATCATCCGGGAGAGGGTGGAGGTCTCGCTGGCCGAGCTGGGTGACGAGCTTCATGTAGCCGCTGCCACACAGCATGACCGCTATGCGCTCATCCCGCCCGATCTGATGCGGGACCCTCTCGCCCGGACCACCTGGAGCGACGAGCCGGATCCCGCCGGGCTCGAGATGCTGCGCCGGCGTCTGCGCTTCGAGGCCGACATCGAGTTCGGGCTCCGGTCCCGGGTCGGTCGGACCCTCGAGCTCTCCGGCGTCGCCGCAGCCACGGTCGACCTTCCGGACCTCGACGCCGTACTCAGCCTGCTCGCCGAGGACCTGCGAGCGGTGCCCGGCGACGACTATCCGGCCGACGCGCCCTTCGACACCTGGCTGCGCGGCCTCCTGGAACGCCTCCGGTTGCGGGGCGGCATCGACCATCCGTGGCTCCGCCCGTACGTCGAGGACGACGGGCGGCTCTGGTTCGTCTGGGGAGGCCGGCCCGGCGGTCTGCCGCCGTTCACGCCCGGTCAAGGCCGGCCGCTCTTCTTCACGACCGCCGGGAAGGGGGACTTCGACTCGCTCACCGCGAGGGGTTCGACGCGGACGTGGCTCGTCGACTGGACGGTGCGTAGCCTCGGCGTCGAGGACCCGGTTGCCGCCACGATGCTCCAGCGGGTGATGGCCCTTCTGGCCCACCAGACCGAGGCAGTCTCGGAACGCCAGACGAAGGCCGGCAAGGTCTACGCGCTGGCCGCCGAGGCGATCACCATCCACGACCTCTCGTCGGACGACGACCCGGTGGGCGTGCGATGTGGTCTGTGCGGTTCACGCCACCCCGCTCCGGTCGCCGTTGTCGACACGTGGCTCGACACGCCGTGCCTGCGCTACCGGTGCACCGGCGCCTACGAGATCGACCCGCCGCCCCCACACCGCTTCTACCGGGACCTGTATCGCAGTGGCGTGACCCGGCGTGTGGTGACCGGGGAACACACCGGTCTGCTCGATCGCCAGAACCGGGAAGAACTGGAGGACGCGTTCCGCTCCGGGACCGCGCCCGACTCGCCGAACGTCATCGTCGCCACACCGACCCTCGAGATGGGCATCGATATCGGTGACCTGTCGGCCGTGATGTTGACCTCCGTCCCGCCGTCGGCCTCGTCCTACATCCAGCGGGTCGGGCGAGCCGGGCGCAAGACCGGCAACTCACTCATCACCACGTTCGTCACCGCTGACACCCACGGCCTCTACTACCTGGCCGAACCCGAGGCGATGATCGCCGGCGACGTCCGGCCGCCCAACTGCTACCTCGACGCCGCCGAGACTCTGCGCCGTCAGTACACGGCCTACCTGTTCGACCGCGTGGCGGACCTCTCGATCGACGCGCCGCCGATCCAGCCCCAGATCCGCTCGCTCATGGCCGCCGGCATCGACGAGGGTTCATTGCTGCGTCGCATCGTCGAGGTGTCCGCGCTGGACCCCGATGCGGTGGCCGGATTCCTCGACTTGTTCGGAGACCGTCTGAGCGACGAGACCGCCGATCGGCTCAGGGACTGGGCGTCGAGCGGCATCGAACAGACCATCAAGGCCGCAATCGACCGGTGGCGCGACCACGAGCGGGACCTGGTCAACCGGCAACGCCGTCTCACCGAGGGGATCGACCGGGCGACGGAAGCAGGCGAGGAATCTGAGGTGGTCAGCTCACTGCTCGGTCAGCGCACCGTCGTGCGTCGGCTTCTGGCTGACCACCGGAACCAGTACACGCTCAGCGCGCTCGAACGGCTCGGAATCCTGCCCAACTACACGCTGGTCGACGACACGGCGACGCTCACGGCCACGCTGTGGTGGACCGACGCCGAGGGTGAGTACGAGTCCGAGAGCACCGAGTACGCCCGGGCAGCCGGCCTCGCCGTCCGAGAGTTCGCACCCGGTAACAGCTTCTACGCCGGCGGCCACCGCCACGTGGTCGACGCCCTCGAGATCGGCACCGCGGACGAGCCGCTCTACGAGACGTGGCGGCTCTGTCCCGACTGCGGGTTCGGCACCCTCGAAGGCGAAGAGCCACCCACGGCGTGTCCGCGATGTGGCGCTGCTGCCATCCTCGACGTCGGGTCTCGCCAGACGCTCCTGCCGATGAAGGCGGCGCTGTCCACCGACTCCGAGGAGCGGGCTCGCGTCTACGACGAGCGGGACGACCGCGACCGCGAGAACTATGAGACCCTCACCAGTGTTGACATCGACCCGGCCCACACCAGCGGGTCATGGCGTCTCGGCGACAAGGTCTTCGGTGCCGAACGGGCCGACGTCGCACGACTCCGCACCTACAACTTCGGCTTTGCCGAGCGCCCGGGGGATCGCATCCCGATCGCCGGCGCCGACCGCCACGTCACCGGCTTCGAGATCTGTCGCCACTGCGGGGCCGCTCGTGACGCCCGCGACGACAAGAGAGGTGAGCGCCCCGACCGCCTCCACCAGGGCTGGTGCAAGGTGCGGTCCGGTGCAGCGCGCGAGCGGTGGGACAGCATCGTCCTCTACCACGAGCTCGAAACCGAGGCCGTCCGGATGCTGCTGCCGGTCTCGATGTTCGAGATCGATGAACGGCTCGTCAGCTTCAAAGGGGCGCTGCTGCTCGGGCTCCGGGCCGATTTCGGCGGCGATCCCGACCACCTCGAGATCGCCCGGACCGACCTCCCGAACCGGGGCGGTCAGGGCCGCCGCCAGTTCCTTGTGCTCTTCGACAACGTCCCCGGCGGCACCGGGTACCTCAGCCGCCTCGCCGACCCCGATCGGTTGCGGAGCATCCTCACGTCTGCTCGTGAAATCGTCTCGAAGTGCCCCTGCCAGGCTGAGGGCCGCGCCGCGTGTCACCGGTGCCTGCTCGGCGTGATCGACCGGTGGGAGTACGACCTGGCCCGGCGTGACCTCGCGATCGCCCTCCTCGACGACCTCCTCGGCGACTGGAACCCCGAGCCCGTTGCCGCCCTCGCCGACATCGACATCGGCGCAGTCGAGGAGTCCGAGTTGGAGAGGCGCTTCAAGGTGGCGCTGCGGGCATGGGCCGGCAAGGAGGGCGACGAGAAGGTCACATTGAAGCCGGTGCCCGCCGACAGCGGTTCGGAGGCATTCGAGCTACGGCTGACCGGCCCTGATGGTCAGGCCGTCCGCTACAAGATCGAGGAACAGGTGGACGGCATCATGACCTCGCCCAACACCGTCCCGGACTTCGTCATCACCCGGCAGGACGCCAAGGCCCCGAAGGTCGCCGTTTATCTAGACGGGTTCCAGTTCCACGCCTCCAGCGACCACAACGTGATCGGCCAGGACGCCGCGAAGCGTGCGGGCCTGCGTTCGACGGGGATGCTGGTGTGGAACCTGACCTGGGACGACGTGGAGGCGTTCCACAGCTCGGTGGAACAGGAGTTGTCGAAGGAGCCCCGGCGTCGGCGGCTGTTCGGACCGGGAGCGAGAAACAAGGCGAAGGTCGTCCAACAGCAGAACCACGGCCGCCTCGGCATCGACGACGCCGAACGTAACCCGTACCAGCTGCTGTTGCAGTACCTGGCTGACCCCGACGGCGACGCATGGGAGCGCCTCGCGTTGTCGCTGTGCGCGGGCCTGTGGGCCGATGCTGCTCCGCAACACCTGCCGGAGTCCGAGTTGGTGCGCGTCGGGGAGGCCGTCTTGGCCGGTCAGGCCGTCGACTTCATCCCGGGTGAAGGCGCTGTCGTCCTCGCCCGGCCGGTCACCGAGAATGACCTGGTGCTTGCTCTGCTGTTCGACAGTGCGAAGTCCACCGAGGAGCGTTGGGCGGTGCTGTCGATCCTGCCCGACGACGACGAGACCGTCGCGTCCGACGAGCACCGGACGCGCTGGCAGGACTGGCTCCAGTGGGCGAACCTGGCACAGTTCATCCGAGGAGTGGGACGCGACGTGGTGATCGGAACGGCGACACAAGATCTGGAACCCTTCGACGAGCTCTGGATCGCCGCGCACGCATCGTCTGCGGTCACGGTTCCCGAGGACGAGTCGCCCGTCGATGAGGTCGAGCTGACCGCCGAGATGGAAGAGGAGCTGGAGTTCGTCGTGGACGACGCAGTGCGGACCCTCGCGCGGGTGGCATTGGCTGCCGGAGCCCCTGTGTTCACCGCCGGCTACGAGACTCAAGACGGCGATGCGCTCGAGGCCGCCTGGCCCGAGCAGCGCATCGCCGTCGTCCCGGACGAGGTGGACATCGCCGTCGAAGGCTGGGATGTCCGCTCCGCCGGGGACTGGACGGTCGACGAGCTGGTCGAAGCGACGAAGGCGAACGGCTGA
- a CDS encoding helicase-related protein, with protein MLTSATPHNGDPESFAELIRLLDPTAVVDADDLTGDDIAHLYVRRHKAHEEVAHELGSQWAERKEPQPITVDASPAENAMFAELADTWTHPVEGKSPSSGSGSSLFPWTLFKAALSSHLALLQTVESRRKTLARAADEDGGLTAEQAVEDEALERLGALAAKIEDDSSSKLAVLVDNLRGIGVGKGSDIRVVVFSERIATLRWLARTVPPILGLKTDQVLELHGGLSDVNQMDVIEQFGLSGAPVRLLFTGDMASEGVNLHRECSHLIHFDLPWSLITIEQRNGRIDRYGQTERPDVRALLLTPDHPASTGDVRIITRLLEREHHAHRAFGESGSLLGLHAPDAEEEQVMKWLRDRTRPDDADALIPDEPQKAFDIMTLLAGTVGGDQVPTYRPPSLFDSDFAFVDEALHAAFVDPVTELDIRTDDKDPSLLSLEPPRDLVNRLSALPQSYLTEQRIAERLKVTASPEVANSQLDEARASTESSWPEVSFLSPLHPFVDWLVDKVLVDIGRNQAPVIVAKVDRPTYLVQGMYSNGRGQPQIVEWMAISPDDERVDDMFEALTDAGVTSGTPNPGTELGTDPLEAHLDAVVTIARDELARRRTEHDQKIEDLLAEPAERLASWKKRHDQLSLGLDERRRRDREKYAGSVRDDTEELIESMRTEGEPLVRVVAVLVGRGT; from the coding sequence TTGCTCACCAGTGCGACGCCCCACAACGGCGACCCTGAGAGCTTCGCCGAGCTCATCCGACTGCTCGACCCGACCGCTGTGGTCGATGCCGATGATTTGACGGGTGACGACATCGCCCACCTCTACGTCCGGCGTCACAAGGCCCACGAGGAGGTCGCTCACGAGCTCGGCTCCCAGTGGGCCGAACGCAAGGAGCCCCAGCCGATCACGGTCGACGCCAGCCCGGCCGAGAACGCCATGTTCGCCGAGCTCGCCGACACGTGGACCCACCCGGTCGAGGGGAAGTCCCCGTCCTCGGGTTCGGGGTCGTCGCTGTTCCCGTGGACGCTGTTCAAAGCGGCGTTGTCGTCACACCTCGCGCTGCTTCAGACCGTGGAGAGCCGGCGCAAGACTTTGGCCCGGGCCGCCGATGAGGACGGCGGGCTCACCGCCGAACAGGCGGTCGAAGACGAGGCCCTCGAACGGCTCGGTGCCCTCGCGGCGAAGATCGAGGACGACTCCTCCTCCAAGCTGGCCGTTCTCGTCGACAACCTCCGTGGCATCGGTGTGGGGAAGGGCTCCGATATCCGAGTCGTCGTGTTCTCCGAGCGGATCGCCACCCTGCGCTGGTTGGCCCGGACGGTCCCGCCGATACTCGGGCTGAAGACGGACCAGGTCCTCGAGCTCCACGGCGGCCTCTCCGACGTCAACCAGATGGACGTCATCGAGCAGTTCGGCCTCTCCGGCGCCCCGGTCAGGCTTCTGTTCACCGGCGACATGGCCTCCGAGGGCGTCAACCTCCATCGCGAGTGCAGCCACCTCATCCACTTCGACCTGCCCTGGTCGCTCATCACCATCGAGCAGCGCAACGGCCGCATCGACCGCTACGGCCAGACGGAGCGGCCCGATGTCCGTGCGCTGTTGCTCACCCCTGACCACCCCGCGTCCACCGGCGATGTCCGCATCATCACCCGGCTGCTCGAACGCGAGCATCACGCCCACCGCGCCTTCGGGGAGAGCGGGTCGCTGCTCGGCCTGCACGCGCCGGATGCCGAGGAGGAGCAGGTCATGAAGTGGCTGCGGGACCGCACCCGGCCCGACGACGCGGACGCGCTCATCCCGGACGAGCCGCAGAAGGCCTTCGACATCATGACCCTGCTCGCAGGCACCGTCGGCGGCGACCAGGTCCCGACCTACCGCCCGCCTTCCCTGTTCGATTCGGACTTCGCCTTCGTCGACGAGGCCCTCCACGCGGCCTTCGTGGACCCTGTCACCGAACTCGACATCCGCACCGACGACAAGGACCCGTCGTTGCTCTCGCTCGAGCCACCGAGGGATCTCGTCAACCGCCTGTCGGCACTTCCGCAGAGCTACCTCACCGAGCAGAGGATCGCCGAACGCCTGAAGGTCACGGCCTCGCCCGAGGTGGCGAACTCACAGCTCGACGAAGCCCGGGCATCGACCGAGTCCTCGTGGCCCGAGGTCAGCTTCCTCTCCCCGCTGCACCCGTTCGTCGACTGGCTGGTCGACAAGGTTCTTGTGGACATCGGCCGGAACCAGGCCCCCGTCATCGTCGCCAAGGTCGACCGTCCGACCTATCTCGTTCAGGGCATGTACTCGAACGGCCGGGGCCAGCCCCAGATCGTCGAGTGGATGGCCATCAGCCCCGACGACGAGCGCGTCGATGACATGTTCGAGGCCCTCACGGACGCCGGCGTCACCAGCGGAACCCCGAACCCCGGGACCGAACTTGGCACCGACCCGCTCGAGGCACATCTCGACGCCGTCGTCACCATCGCGCGAGACGAGCTCGCCCGCCGCAGGACCGAACACGACCAGAAGATCGAAGACCTCCTCGCGGAACCGGCGGAACGCCTCGCCAGCTGGAAGAAGCGCCACGACCAGCTCTCGCTCGGACTTGACGAGAGACGGCGTCGGGACCGTGAGAAGTACGCCGGGTCGGTCAGGGACGACACCGAGGAGCTCATCGAGTCGATGCGCACCGAAGGCGAGCCGCTCGTTCGTGTGGTCGCCGTCCTGGTGGGGAGAGGCACGTGA